The DNA region ATCACCAAGTAATTGTTGTAACACCTCTTCATGATAGCTAAACGAACGTTTAGCCTTTTGTAATTTACTGTTATAAGCAATCAACTCTGCCAGTAAATCATCCGTTGACACTTCAAATATTTCATCTTCAATTTCACTTAAACGCTCTTCTAACGCCAGCATCACCGCCAGATAATCAAAAACAATTTGGCGCAGCAATTCATAACACACTTTGCTCATATTATTGCTATCAAGGAAACCTTGTTCAATGATCCGTTGAGCCACTTTGCTAACACTCAGTGACGATTTGACATGCTGAGTCACTAAAAAGCGGTCACTGACGTGTAATAGCAACTGGCTACGTTCGAGCAGAAGATAATCTTCTCGGTCCATAAGTTCATGAGTTAATAAGTATGAATGCGTGTCATATTCTTCAAATTGGGGCGGATGACGTTCACGTTGCGCTTCTTCAAAATCGAGACTATTAATCCCAAATAAAGGATATTGCTGAAAAAAACCTTGGCTATTAGACCCAGTAATATCAACCCATATCAAATGCTGTTGCGGATCATATTGGGCCATAAGCGTGTCATCGCCTTGAGATAACAATTGACCTTGTGGATTAAATAACAATATCTGAATAGTCATGAGTTATCCTTTCAACAATGAATACAATGATGCATAAACGATCTAATGGGCCATCTCAGGATCATCTATAATTTCTAGGTGCTGCTTGATCTGCTTAAAATGACTATTCACCCAAGCGCTGCTGATTGGGCCCCAAGTAGAAATACGATAATAGCCTTCATTATGACGTTGGCCT from Shewanella polaris includes:
- a CDS encoding magnesium transporter CorA family protein; amino-acid sequence: MTIQILLFNPQGQLLSQGDDTLMAQYDPQQHLIWVDITGSNSQGFFQQYPLFGINSLDFEEAQRERHPPQFEEYDTHSYLLTHELMDREDYLLLERSQLLLHVSDRFLVTQHVKSSLSVSKVAQRIIEQGFLDSNNMSKVCYELLRQIVFDYLAVMLALEERLSEIEDEIFEVSTDDLLAELIAYNSKLQKAKRSFSYHEEVLQQLLGDDSHQHIKMDYEQLSYLYNQFERLSSRASLYQGLVDSLINGYISVSAHKTNRVMMTLTLVTAIFLPLTLVAGIYGMNFNNMPELQWQFGYFAVLLLMGIIVVSGLLIAKIRHWF